The Azospirillum baldaniorum DNA window GTGCCCCAGGTGATCGTCGCCACCGTCGGCGAGGAAGCCCGCGTCGTCGGCGCCATCGCCTTCCGCCGGTCCTTCATCTCCGCTGCCGGCTGGGACATCGCCTATTGGGGCGTCGCCCCGCAGTTCCAGGCCGCAGGAATCGGCGGGCGCCTGCTCGACGCGGCGCTGCGTCACGTCCAGAACCGGGCCGAGCCAGATCACTTCGTCATGGCCCGCACCGGCCGCCCGGACGTCTTCGAGCGGCGGGGGTTCCAGGCCGTCACCGCGGCGCCGAACGCCCTCATGCTGGCGTGGGTTCGGGACCTGCGGGCGGCTGGGCTGGCGCAGGCGGCGGAGTAGGGGGCATGGCCTACCAACGCGACGCGGCGCACGACATCGCCCTGGAACACTGCCTGTGGGCGAAGTTCCAAGGCCTGTCGCCGCGCACCGTGATCCGCTCTGTCGGCGCCCCGGTCCTGACCCGCGAGGCCCCGCAGTGGGGCGACGCGCTCAGCAGCGTCCGGGCCGCGCTGTTCCTGATGCGGCATGAAGAGAGGGCCATTTGATCCATGGGCAAAGTCCGGCGCGTCGACCTGTCCCCCGACGAATGGCTTGTGGGCGCGGCAACGCTGCGGCCGGACGAGCGCGGCTGCTACATCACCGTCTGCTGTCTGATCTACAGCTACGGCGGCCCGATCGACGACGATGATCGGGACCTCGCGAAGCTGTGCAACACGACGATTGAGAAGTGGCGCCGCATCCGCGCATCGCTGCTCGCGCGCCGCAAACTGTTCCTCAGAGACGGGAAGCTGAGCAACCGTCGGTGCGAAACTGAAATTGCTCGCGCCGCCTCCCGGCCGCCTCTGGAAGAGTGGCGGCAAATCCGGGCGGTCGTCTTCGAGCGTGACAACTACACCTGCCGGTACTGCGGGAAGAGGGGCGGACCGCTTGAGTGCGACCACGTTATCCCCGCCTCCGTTGGCGGGGCGGCGACCGAAGAGAACCTCGTCACAGCGTGCCGTCCCTGCAATCGAGCAAAGGGCGCCAGGACACCGGAACAATGGGGGGTGGCATGAGCAAGGCGCCTTCTATGCCGGTGTTCACCGATGCTCTGCTCGGGGACACCACGCACCTCTCTACGGAGGAGTTCGGCGCCTATTGCCTCATCCTGTTCGTGACGTGGCGCAACAACGCGGACCCCTTCCCGGATGATCCGGTGCGGATGGCGCGCATCTGCCGCGTTTCGGTCAAGCGGTGGACGGAGCGTCTGCGGCCGATCCTTGCCAGTTTTTTCGACCTGTCGGAAGGGACGTGGCGGCAGCATCGGCTCGAAAAAGAGTGGCGGTATGTGCAAAAAGTGTCGGCCGTTCGCAGCAAGTCCGGGAAGCTCGGCGCTGAGGCTAAGTCGCTGAAAAACAACAATACCGCTCAAGCAAATGCATCAGCGGAGCT harbors:
- a CDS encoding YdaU family protein gives rise to the protein MGKVRRVDLSPDEWLVGAATLRPDERGCYITVCCLIYSYGGPIDDDDRDLAKLCNTTIEKWRRIRASLLARRKLFLRDGKLSNRRCETEIARAASRPPLEEWRQIRAVVFERDNYTCRYCGKRGGPLECDHVIPASVGGAATEENLVTACRPCNRAKGARTPEQWGVA
- a CDS encoding GNAT family N-acetyltransferase; translated protein: MPTTSLQGHAMSATIRTMLRGDVPAVIEILRDCHRQPGGAIPQRYATDLRDVLFDSLAGITLHVPQVIVATVGEEARVVGAIAFRRSFISAAGWDIAYWGVAPQFQAAGIGGRLLDAALRHVQNRAEPDHFVMARTGRPDVFERRGFQAVTAAPNALMLAWVRDLRAAGLAQAAE